In Selenihalanaerobacter shriftii, the DNA window AGTAATTATTTATATAATTAAACTAGCCAGCATGTGATAATAGTAACAAGCGAGGAAGGAGGAAATACATCAATGAAATCCACAGGTATTGTTAGAAAAGTAGATAGTTTAGGAAGAGTAGTTCTCCCTGCTGAATTGCGTACAAACCTTAATATTGAAAGTAAGGATCCGTTACAAATTTTTGTAGACAAAGGTAAAATCATTTTTAAAAAATATGAACCTGCTTGCATTT includes these proteins:
- a CDS encoding AbrB/MazE/SpoVT family DNA-binding domain-containing protein, with product MKSTGIVRKVDSLGRVVLPAELRTNLNIESKDPLQIFVDKGKIIFKKYEPACIFCGNAGNTIEFKNKIICEDCLDNMQDIK